In Ornithinibacter aureus, the genomic stretch GTGACGGGAGGGGGCGCTCACGCCCGCGTCGCGCGGAAGGACCCCCAGCACCGGCAGGCCGATGGCCTCGACGCTGCTGCGGACTTCGTGCGCGTGGCGCACCGATCCCGCCTTGTTGAGGATGACACCGACGACGTCGACACAGTGGTCGAAGGTGCGCAGACCGTGGAGCGTCGCCGCGATCGTGCGCGCGGCGGAGGAGATGTCCGCGACGAGGATCACCGGGCTGCGGGTGAGGGTGGCCAAGTGGGCCGTCGACGCGAAGCCGCCGGTGCCGATCCGGCCGTCGAAGAGCCCCATGACGCCTTCGATGACCGCCACGTCGGCGGGGTCGGGCGTCCGGGCGCCGTGGAGGAGCAGGGGAACGATGAGTTCCTCGGAGGTCAGCCAGGGATCGAGGTTGCGACCGGGGCGGCCGGTGGCGAGCGCGTGATAGCCGGGGTCGATGTAGTCCGGGCCGACCTTGGCCGGCGCGACAGCGTGCCCAGCCCGGCTCAGGGCAGCCATGATCCCGACGGCGATCGTGGTCTTGCCCTGACCCGACGCAGGTGCCGCGATGACGACCCGGGGCAGGGGGGTCGGTGTCACCACTCGATGCCCTTCTGGCCCTTCTGGCCCTTGTCGAACGGGTGGGCGATCTTGGTCATCTCGGTGGCGACGTCCGCGATCTCGAGGAGGCGGGGGTGTGGATCGCGGCCGGTGATGACCACGTGCTGGTAGCCGGGGCGGTCGGTCAGGGAGTCGACGACGTCGTCGATGTCGAGCCAACCCCACGTGAGCAGGTAGGTGAACTCGTCGAGGACATAGAGGGTGTGGGTCTCGTCGGCGAGGCGACGCTTGATCTCTTCCCAGCCCTCACGGGCGGCCTCGGCATGGTCCTCCTCGGTGCCGGCCTTGCGTGACCACGACCAGCCCGAGCCCATCTTGTGCCACTCGATCGGGCCGCCCTGGCCGGTGCTGCGGTTCACGTCGTCGAGAGCAGCCAGCGCTGCCTGCTCACCGATGCGCCACTTGGCCGACTTCACGAACTGGAACACGCCGATCGACCACCCCTGGTTCCAGCCGCGCAGGGCCAGGCCGAAGGCCGCCGTCGACTTCCCCTTCCCGGCGCCACCGTGGACGATGACGAGCGGACTGTTGCGGCGCTGTCGGGTGGTGAGGCCGTCCGCAGCCTGCACCGGTGTCACTCCCTTGGCCATCAGGCGGCCCTCCTGTCATTGATGAGCGCCACGAGGTGATCGGCGGCGATGTCTTCGAGGGGCACGTGCTCTGCGCCCATCCGGTCGGCGAGGTCCCTGGCCAGACCCATCCGGAAGCGGCCGGACTCGCAGTCGATCACGACGCTGTCGACGGCGACGTGCCCCCACTGGTCGGCGATGCGCTGTGCTCTGCCCAACGCATCGACGCCCGCCGTGGCGCGTCCGTCGGTGACGAGCACGAGCAGCGCCCGTCGACGTGGGTCCCTGATGCGCTCCAGCCCAAGGGTCTTCGCGGCCGTGGCGAGACCCTCGGCCAGGGGCGTGCGCCCGCCGTGGGGGAGTTCGGCCAGGCAGGCGGCGGCCGCCTCGACCGAGGAGGTCGGCGGCAACGCGAGGTCGGCACCGGTGCCTCGGAAGGTCACCAGGCCCACGCGATCGCGTCGCTGGTAGGCGTCCATGAGCAGCGACAGGACGGCCGTCTTGACCTCGGCCATCCGAGACCGGGCAGCCATCGACCCGGAGGCGTCGACGAGCAGCAGCACGAGGTTGGACTCCTTGCCCTGGGTGATCGCCGAGCGGAGGTCGCTCGCCCGGATCTCCAGTCGGCTCGTCCCGGTCGTCCCGGTCGTCCCGGTCGTCCCGGTCGTCCCGGTGGCGCGGGCGCCTCGCTCTCGGGCAGCGGCCGTGATGGTGGCGGTCAGATGGACCCGGCCCGTGCGCTCGCGGCTCGATCCGACCGTCCTGCCCCAGGTCGTGATCGCCCGGCTGCGTTTGCCGGCCGCTCCCGACCCCGTGCCCCGCACACTGAGGCGACGAATGCGGTACGGCTCGTGTGCTGCCGCCACGCCCTGGACGGGCGCCGGCGGGTCGGTCTCGGAGACCTCTCCGCCGCTCTCCGTGTCGGTGGGGTCCGGCGGTGTGCAGTCGGAGCGCTGATCGCGGGCGTCCTGCGCTCCCTCGTCGCAGTCCTGCGCCGACGGCGTCGTCATGGGGTCGCCCGAGTCGTCGTCCGCGGTGTCCGTCTCGTCGGAAGGCTCCTTCGGGCGCTCGGGCCGGTCCGGCTCGTCGGGCAGGTGAGGGTCTTCATCCTGAGGGTCCTGGGGGTCCTCCGGAGGCGGCGGCTCGTCGTCGCCGAGCAGGCGATCGAGCAGGTCCTCGTCCAGTCCCGGCGCGTCGAAGGGTGCACGCCGACGTCGGTGGGGGAGAGCGAGTTTGGCGGCGGTGCGGATGTCCTCCCGGGTGACGTCGGTGCGCCCCTCCCACGCCGCGTGGGCCACCGCAGCCCTCGCGGTCACGATGTCGGCACGCATCCCGTCGACCTCGAAGCCGGCGCAGACCGTGGCGATCTTGTCCAGCGCCCAGTCACTCAGACGCACGCGACGCAGGGCCTCCTGGGCGGACGCGATCCGGGCGGCCACATCGGCCTGCGCCACGGCATACGAGGTCTGGAAGGCGACCGGATCCTCATCGAAGGCGAGCCGCCGACGGACCACGTCCGCACGCTGCGCTGGGTCGCGGCTGGCCTTCACCTCGACGGTCAGGCCGAAGCGGTCGAGCAACTGCGGGCGAAGCTCGCCCTCCTCCGGGTTCATGGTGCCGATCAGGACGATGCGGGCAGGGTGGGACACCGACACCCCGTCGCGCTCGACGGTGTTGCGGCCCATGGCAGCGGCGTCGAGGAGCAGGTCGACGAGATGGTCGTGCAGGAGGTTGACCTCGTCGACATAGAGCAGACCACGGTGCGCCTGGGCGAGCAGCCCCGGCTCGAAAGCCGTTTCACCGTGACCGAGGGCCTTGCTGAGGTCGAGGGAGCCGATGACGCGATCCTCGGTGGCACCCACCGGGAGTTCGACCAGACGAGCTGGGCGGGTCGTCGATGCGGCGTCGGTGTGTGGCCCGTCGGGGCAGTCGGCGGCGGGCGACCGTGGGTCGCAGCCGAAGCGACATCCGTGGACGACCGCCTGGCGGGGCAGGATCTCGGCCAGAGCGCGCACCATCGTGGACTTCGCGGTGCCCTTCTCGCCGCGCACGAGCACGCCGCCGACCTCGGGGGAGACCGTGGTGAGGACGAGGGCGAGGGCCATCTCGTCGGCACCGACGATGGCGGCGAAGGGGTAGTTGGACACGGCGCTCCTCCTGGTGAGTGACCACGCTCACCGGCCGATTCGGCCGCCTCGGGGTCCCGGGGCGGCGTGACGCAGGAGGACGTCCTGGCTTCCGGTCTCCACGTCACGCGGCGAGCGGTCACAGTGGCGGGACCGCTCCGGAGTTGCACCGGTATTCCTCGCCCTGCGTCGCCCCGCATCCTCCCACATCGCCCACCCCGGGTCCGGCGAGGTCGATGTCTCATCGCACGTAGGCTGTCGCGCGTGATCGAGGTCGTGGGCATCGAGGATGCGGGCTGGGCGTCCGTGCCCGCCCGCGAGCAGGATCTCGTATGCCGTTCGCGGCACCTTGTCGGTGGCGCCCGACACCTGGCCCTGGTCCCCGAGATCGAGGGTCAGATCCGCACACCATGGCCCACACCGATGCGCGCCCAACTGCCAGCACTGTTCGAGCAGATCGGCACCGAGGGCGTCGTCGTGCTCGCCAGTGGTGACCCGCTGCGCTCGGGGGTCGCGAGCACCCTCATCGACCTGTTCGGCCGGGAGACGGTCCGGGTCCACCCTTCGCTGTCCTCGGAGACCCTGGCGCGGGCGCGGATGGGTTGGCCCGCCGAGGAGACGACGGTC encodes the following:
- a CDS encoding VWA domain-containing protein, producing the protein MSNYPFAAIVGADEMALALVLTTVSPEVGGVLVRGEKGTAKSTMVRALAEILPRQAVVHGCRFGCDPRSPAADCPDGPHTDAASTTRPARLVELPVGATEDRVIGSLDLSKALGHGETAFEPGLLAQAHRGLLYVDEVNLLHDHLVDLLLDAAAMGRNTVERDGVSVSHPARIVLIGTMNPEEGELRPQLLDRFGLTVEVKASRDPAQRADVVRRRLAFDEDPVAFQTSYAVAQADVAARIASAQEALRRVRLSDWALDKIATVCAGFEVDGMRADIVTARAAVAHAAWEGRTDVTREDIRTAAKLALPHRRRRAPFDAPGLDEDLLDRLLGDDEPPPPEDPQDPQDEDPHLPDEPDRPERPKEPSDETDTADDDSGDPMTTPSAQDCDEGAQDARDQRSDCTPPDPTDTESGGEVSETDPPAPVQGVAAAHEPYRIRRLSVRGTGSGAAGKRSRAITTWGRTVGSSRERTGRVHLTATITAAARERGARATGTTGTTGTTGTTGTSRLEIRASDLRSAITQGKESNLVLLLVDASGSMAARSRMAEVKTAVLSLLMDAYQRRDRVGLVTFRGTGADLALPPTSSVEAAAACLAELPHGGRTPLAEGLATAAKTLGLERIRDPRRRALLVLVTDGRATAGVDALGRAQRIADQWGHVAVDSVVIDCESGRFRMGLARDLADRMGAEHVPLEDIAADHLVALINDRRAA
- the cobO gene encoding cob(I)yrinic acid a,c-diamide adenosyltransferase, which encodes MAKGVTPVQAADGLTTRQRRNSPLVIVHGGAGKGKSTAAFGLALRGWNQGWSIGVFQFVKSAKWRIGEQAALAALDDVNRSTGQGGPIEWHKMGSGWSWSRKAGTEEDHAEAAREGWEEIKRRLADETHTLYVLDEFTYLLTWGWLDIDDVVDSLTDRPGYQHVVITGRDPHPRLLEIADVATEMTKIAHPFDKGQKGQKGIEW